GATTTAAATAGCGAAGTGCAGCTGCGAGTTCACCGTCGGCACCGCCGTATTGTTCAATAAGATATTTTGCAAGTGTCGGGTTACATGTGCTTACTTTTACAGGGTATTGAAGTTTTTTTTCATAAACCCACATGCTGTTATTCTCCTCTCCTGTTTATGTCGCTTTTTGTCTAATCGCGGATAAATCTTCAGAATCGCAGATAAAATGCGAATAATCGCGGATAAATCTCGAAAATCGCAGATAAAATCCCGATAATCGCGGATAAACCTCTTGATAGAATTGAAAATCCTGCTAGATTGCTGATATATGCACTAATTTAGAACAAGTCCAGGCTAATTTGCCGATATACCTCCTAATTTAGTAGCTAATCCCTGCTATATGGTCGATACACCTCTTAATTTAGTATCTAATCCCTGCTATTTTACCGATATATCCCCTAATTTAGTGCAAATCCCTGTTGAACCTCCGATACGCCTCTAATTTAGTAGCAAATCCCTGTTAAATCGTACGAAGTTAAGCCTCTATTTTTGAAGATAAATCCAGGTCAGTTCCTCTTAAACTCTGTTCACCTCAATTACCGCCCCACTACACCTGCCAAGGCCATGGAGCAGTTCCCCAGCTCCAATTTGCATCGGCAAAGCTGCCACCGTATTGTGTGAGCATGCCGAATTTGGCTTCAAATGTCTGTCTTAACTGTTTGGAATAGGCAGCGTATTGGTTAAATTGTTGCAGGGCTTGCATGTCATTTGGATGTGTATCTAAATATAGAGTTAGTTCGACAAGTACAAAGTCTACAGCTTGAAGCTCCTCTAGCAGTTTGTAGTACTCATCTGGTAATTGCTTGTGACTCATGGCTTTGGACCTCCTTTTGCCTCATATGGATTTACGTAATCATCATATAATGCAGGCCAAAGTGTTCCCTTTTTCAGTGCAACTCTTGGGGGAAACTGTTGTAGGTTTGGTGGTTGAAAACCCATATATAAATGAGGAGGTGTTGAATAAAATTTCACACCAATTGGACGACAAGGATCAAAACGACTATGGAACGGATGATAGGTTTTCATATACGTTAGATGCTGTTGGTATGGAGCATTCATGTCTTTCATCTCTAACACACCTCTTTTTTCCTATGGAACCATCATTCCATATTAATCTAGAAAACTCTGTTCATTTCATCCTATTCGGTGTGAGATCATAAATATGATTAATATTTTTAGATTAAAACATAAAAAAGGCCAACATCGTTATGTTAGCCTTTCACATCTTATTTATTCTCGTCTTCGTTGTTGTTACCTTCTTGTGTACCTTCGTTGTTGCCTTCCATCATATCGTTAGCTTCGTCAGTACCTTCTTCTAACATGTTCTCGCCTTCGTTAGCGCCTTCTTCCATCATATCGCCGCCTTCTTCAAGGCCTTCTTCTACGTTTTCACCTGCATCTTCAAGTGGTTGTTCTGTATCCATTTCACCGTTTTCTTCTGTTGGTGTATTTTCTGGTGGTGCTGGATCTTCGTCATCTGCAGTACAACCTGTTACGATCATTGCTGCTAGTAATGATCCTGATAAAGTTAATAGCCATTTTTTTCTCATCATAATTGCTCCTTTCTATTTTGACCTTTTTTAGCTTTTGAATCCGGTCTTTGATTATGCTTCCCATTTCGTCTATTTTCATTCTTACTTTTCATGAAAATTGATCGGCCGATATGCTTTATATAGACAAGTTTCCAGTGAATGAAACCTTCCTCATGCAAAAAGAGTCAAACGACCTATCTGGTCATTTGACTCTTATGACTTCTTACTCTTCTGATTTTTTCTCACCTAAAGCAAACATGATTTCTGTTTCACATGCTACTTCGCCGTCAACTGTTGCGATGGCCTTTCCTTTACCAAGTGAACCACGTAAACGTGTGATCTCAACTTCAAGTCTTAGCTGATCACCAGGTACAACTTGTTTTTTGAAACGACAGTTATCAATACCAGCAAAAAATGCTAGTCTACCGCGGTTTTCTTCCTTTTTTAAAATTGCCACTGCGCCAACTTGTGCAAGTGCTTCTACAATTAATACGCCGGGCATTACCGGGTAATCTGGGAAATGACCGTTAAAAAATTCTTCATTCGCTGATACGTTTTTGATTCCAACTGCACGTGTTCCTTCTTCGACCTCGAGCACGCGGTCCACAAGTAAAAATGGGTAACGGTGTGGAATGATGCTCTTGATTTCATTACTATCTAGCATATGTATAAGCTCCTTTTTAAGAAAATCATCACTATGTATATGTACGACAAAAGGAAGGCTTTCACCTTCCTTTTAACAAGTATATCCCGAGCTTTATTCTTTTTCAACCAAGTCAATGATGTGCTGCCAAGTGGACTTTTCAAGGGCATCCTTTGGTTCGCCACTACCAATGACTCCGTAGCCGACGATAAGTCCAGCGATTGTGCTTACAACCATAAGAATTAAAACAAGCAGAACCCTCACCCAAATAGGGAGTAATCGAACTCGAACAATCACCTTTTGACGACCTTCTTCATGAATCTCTTGTTCTTTTTTAGACTTTTTAGCCTTTTTCACTTCTTCTCGACTGATCGGTTTCGTCGTTTCTTTAGCTACCAATAGACTAAACTCCTATCTTACGCCGTTTATTAATCCCAGCATTTGGTCACCAAGTGTAACCGATTTTGCATTCATCTGATAGGAACGCTGTGAGATTAATAAATCGGTCATTTCCTTGGATAAGTCAACATTGGACATTTCAAGTGCCCCTTGCTCCATTGCAACATCACCGCGCAGCTCACCTTCTAGAAACGTTAACACTTCATTTAACGGAATGTCACCTAAATCCTTTAATCCATAACGGTTGTTTCCGTTTTGAATTAACATTTGCGGGCGATCTACTTGGACAACACCGAGCTGAAATTCTTGTGGTGCTTCTGTTTGGTCATTTTGAACGGTTGAAATCGTACCATCATTAGAAATAACGATTTTTTGAAAATCATCATTAAAACGAATCGGATTTTGATTTTCATCAAGAACAGGACTTCCATCAGAAGCTGTTAACAATAATTGATTTGTTCCATCATTTGTTGGTGATAAGTATAATGCACCATCTCTTGTATAATTAATCTCCCCGTTTACGTCAATTTGTAGAAATTGATTTGGAAGAGTAAAGGCAATATCAAGCTCTCTGCTTGTCTGTTTAATGTTTCCTTGTGTAAAAACAAGGCTGCTGTTAAGCATAGCTCCTGTTCCCTGTCTAATTCCTAATTCCCTGCCAAAACGTTGCTCTGCAATTTCCTCAGCAGCGTTGGGCTGGTTATTGAATTGTTGACGTACCAGCTCAGAGAAAGAAGTTTCTGTTCTTTTATAGCTTTGTGTATCAATATTAGCCATGTTGTGGCCGATTTGATCAAGCTGCTTTTGAAGCTGACTCATCGTATTCGTCGCTGTTATCATTGAGCGTAGCATTTACTAGTACCCCCTATTATATGCGGCCAATTTCGTTCGCGGCCTTGTCCATACTTTTATCATAAGCTTGTAATACCTTTTGATTCGCTTCAAACGAACGGTACGCTGTCATCATATCTGTATACGTACGTCCAACATCTACTGTTGAAGTTTCTAAATAATTTTGTCTTAGATTATATTGAATGTTATCGTTGTTTACTGCAGTTGGCAGTTCTTCATTATTGAAAGTACGGAATAAACCATTACCTTCTTTTACAAGGTTACGAACATCCGCTTCAAAACGAACATCAATTTGTGCTACGAACTCTCCATCCGCAATTACTTCTCCATCAGGCGTTACTTGGAATTCGCTAGATTGAATGGAGATTGGCTGGCCTGTTGTAGATAGTACTGGATTTCCTCCAGAAGTTAGGATCCCGTTATTATCTAGTGTAAAGTGACCGTTACGAGTATAACGCTCTTCACCTGCTTGGTTTTGAACGGCAAAAAACAAAGCACCTTTTACATTCGTTTCTGCGTTTAAGGGAATAATTTCTTCTAAAAGCGCTACATCCGTGTACAAGCCAGTTTCTTTAAGACCGCCTTGTGAAAAAGTGCTTTGTAATTCTTGAACGTAAGCACCTGTGTTAATCGAACCAATCGGTGTGATTTGACCAAAACTTGAACCATTTGTTGTTGGTACTGATTTATTTTCCATTCTATTTAAAAGCATTTCGGGAAATGCGCGGACACTTGCTTGATCCGCTTTATAACCAGCTGTATTGGCATTTGCCATATTATTTGAAAGCATTTCAGTACGTCTTTGCTGTGCAAGCATTCCTGCTGTTGCTGTATATAAACCTCTTAACATCTGTACACCCACCTTAGTCACATAGTTGTTACCGTACAAATGAATTCTTTTCGACAGAATTCCCTATCATTTATTATAAAGGACATTGGCAGTTTTCTCATTACATTTTTTCATAAATTACCTGTTATATTTTAGGGGAAAATAATGATAGGAACCCACTCCTATATTTTTTTACCGGACAAGCCCTTATACTTAAGAAAAATCTGAAAAAGGCAAACTTGTTGAAAAACAAGGACGCAAAGCTATGGGCCTACCCAATGTTCAACATTGCAAGGCTGCCAAGCTGCCAGGCTCCTTTTTGAGCCATGGGGCTATTGAAAAGGAGAGGCTAATGATGAAAATAAAGGTTGTAGTTCTGACATTACTATTCTTACTAGGATCTCAACTAGGAGGTCTAGCTTTGAATCATAAAGCACAAGCTGAGGGTCTGTCGCCGGGCTATTCAACATGGCTCTGGGATACGAGTAAAATTGTAAATGACCGCGAAGTTACATTACAGTTTTTAGAAGCAAAGCAAGTATCACACGTGTTTTTGCAGATTGACCGTAGTATTGATGTTACCTATTATCACACTTTTATTAGCGAAGCTGCGAAGCTAGGTATGGATGTTTACGCGTTAGATGGTGCACCTAACTGGGGTGCTAACAATAAAGCATTTTTGAACTTTTTAAATTGGGTAAGTGGTTATCAAAATGGGGCAGCTACTGGTCAGAAGTTCGCCGGAATTCACCTTGATATTGAGCCTTATTTAACAGAGCAATGGACAACAAACTATGGGGCTGCTGTTCTTAAATACCAAGGAGCGATTTTAGCTGCCGCTAATACTGCATCTGGTTTAGGCATCAGTCTTGCAGTTGACATTCCGTTTTGGTTTGATGAAATGAACTTCCGTAACAAACACGGAAAAGGCAATCTAGCCGAATGGGCGTTAAAAAATACAGACGAAGTGACCATTATGGCCTACCGTGACAAAGCCGTTGGCCCAAATGGCATTATTGAATTAGTGAAATATGAGATGGATCTCGCTGTGTTGCTTAATAAAGATGTAACGATCGCAGTTGAGACGATGAATCTCGGTATTAGTGACGGATTTTTAACGTTTTTCGAAGAAGGTCAGGCGGAAATGAATAATCAGCTGGGGCTTGTTTTAGAGCAATATCAGGGTTATTCCAGTTTTGGTGGGTTTGCTGTGCATCATGTTGGTAGTTGGATGGAGTTGAAGTAGGGGATTGGATTGGAGTTGGGTTTTGGCGTGAATTTACTTGGTGAATTCATGCTTT
This genomic stretch from Metabacillus sp. B2-18 harbors:
- a CDS encoding spore coat protein CotJB; this translates as MSHKQLPDEYYKLLEELQAVDFVLVELTLYLDTHPNDMQALQQFNQYAAYSKQLRQTFEAKFGMLTQYGGSFADANWSWGTAPWPWQV
- a CDS encoding spore coat associated protein CotJA codes for the protein MNAPYQQHLTYMKTYHPFHSRFDPCRPIGVKFYSTPPHLYMGFQPPNLQQFPPRVALKKGTLWPALYDDYVNPYEAKGGPKP
- the fabZ gene encoding 3-hydroxyacyl-ACP dehydratase FabZ — translated: MLDSNEIKSIIPHRYPFLLVDRVLEVEEGTRAVGIKNVSANEEFFNGHFPDYPVMPGVLIVEALAQVGAVAILKKEENRGRLAFFAGIDNCRFKKQVVPGDQLRLEVEITRLRGSLGKGKAIATVDGEVACETEIMFALGEKKSEE
- a CDS encoding DNA-directed RNA polymerase subunit beta produces the protein MVAKETTKPISREEVKKAKKSKKEQEIHEEGRQKVIVRVRLLPIWVRVLLVLILMVVSTIAGLIVGYGVIGSGEPKDALEKSTWQHIIDLVEKE
- a CDS encoding flagellar hook-basal body protein, which gives rise to MLRSMITATNTMSQLQKQLDQIGHNMANIDTQSYKRTETSFSELVRQQFNNQPNAAEEIAEQRFGRELGIRQGTGAMLNSSLVFTQGNIKQTSRELDIAFTLPNQFLQIDVNGEINYTRDGALYLSPTNDGTNQLLLTASDGSPVLDENQNPIRFNDDFQKIVISNDGTISTVQNDQTEAPQEFQLGVVQVDRPQMLIQNGNNRYGLKDLGDIPLNEVLTFLEGELRGDVAMEQGALEMSNVDLSKEMTDLLISQRSYQMNAKSVTLGDQMLGLINGVR
- a CDS encoding flagellar hook-basal body protein, with the translated sequence MLRGLYTATAGMLAQQRRTEMLSNNMANANTAGYKADQASVRAFPEMLLNRMENKSVPTTNGSSFGQITPIGSINTGAYVQELQSTFSQGGLKETGLYTDVALLEEIIPLNAETNVKGALFFAVQNQAGEERYTRNGHFTLDNNGILTSGGNPVLSTTGQPISIQSSEFQVTPDGEVIADGEFVAQIDVRFEADVRNLVKEGNGLFRTFNNEELPTAVNNDNIQYNLRQNYLETSTVDVGRTYTDMMTAYRSFEANQKVLQAYDKSMDKAANEIGRI
- a CDS encoding amidase, whose protein sequence is MMKIKVVVLTLLFLLGSQLGGLALNHKAQAEGLSPGYSTWLWDTSKIVNDREVTLQFLEAKQVSHVFLQIDRSIDVTYYHTFISEAAKLGMDVYALDGAPNWGANNKAFLNFLNWVSGYQNGAATGQKFAGIHLDIEPYLTEQWTTNYGAAVLKYQGAILAAANTASGLGISLAVDIPFWFDEMNFRNKHGKGNLAEWALKNTDEVTIMAYRDKAVGPNGIIELVKYEMDLAVLLNKDVTIAVETMNLGISDGFLTFFEEGQAEMNNQLGLVLEQYQGYSSFGGFAVHHVGSWMELK